Proteins from a single region of Pseudarthrobacter sp. NIBRBAC000502772:
- a CDS encoding ROK family protein, producing MIAVESSTGIGAGLIDRGTPLRGIKGTAGAIGHIPIQRGVDFPCICGNKGCLVALSGGPAIAKSPLRVGAGLELENLGRLLPSETKKQFKKVLDL from the coding sequence ATGATCGCTGTTGAATCTTCCACCGGCATTGGCGCAGGGCTGATTGACCGTGGTACTCCGCTTCGCGGAATCAAGGGCACTGCTGGCGCCATTGGACACATCCCCATTCAACGCGGCGTAGATTTTCCGTGTATTTGCGGAAACAAGGGGTGTCTCGTCGCCTTGAGTGGCGGACCGGCAATTGCAAAGTCCCCTCTGAGGGTCGGCGCTGGGCTCGAACTTGAGAATCTGGGTAGGTTGCTGCCAAGCGAAACAAAAAAGCAGTTCAAAAAGGTCCTGGACCTTTAA
- a CDS encoding carbohydrate ABC transporter permease codes for MSTTTSRRQGRVGAVLRAVPAWAYVTLSAAIVLPPVAWIVSTSLKTASDTLEFPPRWIPDPISFEGYAGLLTSTNIRFFINSLIYAGGSIALALAISIPAAYVATRYRSRRMETLMTGILVLSMVPAIVVFIALYSMFVKTALINTYPMLIVVYTAIICGQTILFLRNFIENIPVEIEEAAAIDGCSRIQILWRIILPLIRPGIAAVAIFIFVFVWNDFLVGTVLATTEDMKTVQNGIVRYITTGFGSFWGLFAAFIVVAFIPVLSIFLAFQRWFVAGMTSGGVKG; via the coding sequence GTGAGCACCACAACTTCACGACGCCAAGGCCGCGTCGGCGCGGTCCTTCGGGCGGTTCCGGCCTGGGCATACGTCACCCTCTCAGCTGCGATCGTTCTGCCGCCTGTCGCATGGATCGTATCCACCTCGCTGAAAACGGCCTCGGATACCCTTGAGTTCCCGCCGAGATGGATTCCGGACCCGATCTCATTCGAGGGCTATGCGGGCCTGCTGACTTCAACGAACATCCGGTTTTTCATTAACTCCCTCATCTACGCTGGCGGTTCCATCGCCCTCGCGTTGGCGATTTCCATTCCGGCAGCATACGTTGCCACCAGATACCGAAGCCGCCGCATGGAAACTCTCATGACCGGGATCCTGGTGCTATCGATGGTTCCGGCAATCGTGGTCTTTATCGCGCTGTACTCCATGTTCGTCAAAACCGCCTTAATCAACACGTACCCGATGCTGATCGTCGTCTACACGGCCATCATTTGTGGACAGACCATCCTGTTTCTTCGCAACTTCATCGAAAACATACCCGTCGAGATTGAGGAAGCGGCCGCAATCGATGGCTGCTCCCGGATACAGATCTTGTGGCGAATCATCCTCCCACTCATCCGTCCCGGTATCGCTGCTGTAGCCATCTTCATCTTCGTATTCGTTTGGAACGACTTCCTTGTAGGCACCGTCCTCGCCACCACAGAAGACATGAAGACCGTCCAGAACGGCATCGTGCGGTATATAACCACGGGCTTCGGTAGCTTCTGGGGACTCTTCGCTGCATTCATCGTCGTTGCTTTCATCCCCGTTCTCTCAATCTTCCTGGCCTTCCAGCGCTGGTTTGTTGCCGGCATGACGTCCGGTGGTGTCAAGGGATAA
- a CDS encoding carbohydrate ABC transporter permease, whose protein sequence is MVWLYVVPVTAVFLFVFVGPLIYTAWTALHETSYYQIGKFSGLNSFTKLFSDSDLPARIWTTLVFSLGALVIALPAGLLSALVLNNLHRFKRSVRSLFLLPWLMSQATAGTIWLWFLNPNYGPASAITKSLGFGPTDVFSSPNSALVAVTLMTAWWSYPQAMLLFLGALQTIPEELYESLKVDGGGIRHAFVNITLPHLRNTIVSVVIVLLMLYVQMVTIILVTTRGGPIGSTETLSMRVYNQMFDKFDLSGASATAILLFAVNIVLTLVAIRFRRKESL, encoded by the coding sequence ATGGTCTGGTTGTACGTCGTCCCCGTCACTGCCGTGTTCCTCTTTGTATTTGTTGGACCGCTCATCTACACGGCATGGACAGCCCTTCACGAGACTTCGTATTACCAGATCGGAAAATTCTCCGGTCTGAACTCTTTTACCAAGCTGTTCTCCGACTCCGATCTGCCCGCCCGCATCTGGACAACCCTTGTATTTTCGCTCGGGGCGCTGGTCATTGCATTGCCCGCGGGACTCTTGTCTGCACTTGTGCTGAACAACCTGCACCGATTCAAGCGCTCCGTCCGCAGCCTCTTCCTGTTGCCGTGGCTTATGTCCCAGGCCACAGCAGGAACAATCTGGCTTTGGTTTCTCAACCCCAATTACGGGCCGGCCTCAGCTATCACCAAATCCCTAGGGTTCGGTCCTACTGATGTCTTCTCGTCCCCGAATAGTGCGCTCGTTGCCGTGACTCTGATGACAGCGTGGTGGTCCTACCCGCAAGCCATGCTTCTCTTTCTCGGCGCCCTTCAAACCATTCCAGAGGAATTGTACGAAAGCCTCAAAGTGGACGGCGGGGGGATCCGGCACGCATTTGTCAACATCACTTTGCCTCACCTGCGCAACACCATCGTCTCCGTGGTGATCGTTCTACTCATGCTCTATGTACAGATGGTCACCATCATCCTGGTGACGACACGAGGTGGTCCCATCGGATCGACCGAGACGCTGTCAATGCGGGTATACAACCAGATGTTCGACAAGTTCGATCTCTCCGGGGCATCAGCAACGGCTATCCTCCTTTTTGCCGTAAATATTGTCCTCACTCTTGTCGCGATTCGCTTCCGACGGAAGGAAAGCCTGTGA
- a CDS encoding ABC transporter substrate-binding protein codes for MALVTAVVASLALSGCSPSTPESGGPVTINYWDFLDPSQANPRSKALKENIANFEAANPDIKINLSVVSLGDMLNRLPQSAAAGQAPDVFKMFTPLVPQMAGAGVYSPLPDAASKVTDWLRPTDTLAGPDGKQVAVPYEYRTCALYYNQKILSQIGAATPTTYEEVVDVARKAVAAGFTGFGTGFSDTDNSAIISTFFNCFMTQVDQEIWTGDGQADFATKKGEEFGNFLSKLRDAKALGSNVVSDTYGTVADGMASGTVAMAVLGTERAVSFASQNPDLKWTSLPKASTGDTTGTTIGWTLGIGSGSKHTEAAWKFIEYMTGPEAGAKMATGGEVPTRAATYEQPFFSTPEAKTVNDIAAYVKSNSKPRTYSNNWTSLSTGLSQAGQKLTLNGTSGSEFIRSAQDAANKK; via the coding sequence TTGGCGCTCGTCACAGCAGTCGTAGCTAGCCTTGCCCTCAGCGGCTGCTCCCCCTCAACTCCGGAATCTGGAGGGCCGGTGACGATCAATTACTGGGACTTCCTCGATCCCAGCCAGGCTAATCCGCGCTCAAAAGCCCTGAAGGAGAACATTGCCAATTTCGAGGCGGCAAACCCTGACATTAAGATCAATCTCTCGGTGGTTTCTCTGGGCGATATGCTGAACAGGCTGCCGCAGTCAGCAGCGGCCGGTCAGGCGCCGGATGTATTTAAGATGTTCACCCCGCTCGTCCCCCAAATGGCCGGCGCCGGCGTCTACTCGCCGCTGCCTGATGCTGCGTCCAAGGTCACTGACTGGCTTCGCCCCACCGACACTCTCGCTGGACCTGACGGCAAGCAGGTCGCGGTGCCCTATGAATACCGCACCTGCGCGCTGTACTACAACCAGAAAATTCTTTCTCAGATCGGTGCGGCCACTCCAACCACCTACGAGGAAGTCGTCGACGTTGCACGAAAAGCTGTCGCAGCTGGGTTCACCGGGTTCGGAACCGGGTTCTCGGACACTGACAATTCAGCCATCATCAGCACTTTCTTCAACTGCTTCATGACGCAGGTTGATCAGGAAATATGGACTGGGGACGGACAGGCAGATTTTGCGACAAAGAAGGGCGAGGAGTTTGGCAACTTCCTGAGCAAACTCCGTGACGCAAAGGCTCTGGGTAGCAATGTCGTTTCCGATACGTACGGCACCGTAGCAGACGGCATGGCCAGCGGCACTGTCGCAATGGCAGTCCTCGGCACGGAACGAGCCGTTTCCTTCGCCTCGCAGAACCCGGACCTCAAGTGGACCTCCCTGCCAAAGGCGTCTACTGGCGACACCACCGGCACCACCATCGGGTGGACTCTGGGAATAGGCTCGGGAAGCAAGCACACAGAGGCGGCCTGGAAGTTCATCGAGTACATGACCGGTCCCGAAGCCGGCGCAAAGATGGCCACCGGCGGCGAGGTCCCCACACGCGCTGCCACTTATGAGCAGCCATTCTTCTCCACGCCCGAAGCGAAAACGGTGAACGACATTGCCGCCTACGTCAAGAGCAACAGCAAACCCCGCACATACTCCAATAACTGGACCTCGCTGTCCACCGGGCTCTCCCAGGCCGGACAGAAACTGACCCTCAACGGTACATCGGGCAGCGAATTTATCCGTTCCGCCCAGGATGCGGCCAACAAGAAATAG
- a CDS encoding PaaI family thioesterase, with product MSTNTSAQRTETFTWIDPAIALEQLPRLSGLDYFSGLRDGSIAPPPIASLMNFDLVDAKYGHVEFQCWPGEAHYNPLGMVHGGLACTLLDTVLGCAAHSTLEAGIGYTSIDLAVKYLRPITLQKGALRAEGSVVKTGSRVIFTEGRLSTANGELLATATSTLLIFPHQPGALTT from the coding sequence GTGTCAACCAACACCTCGGCGCAACGCACGGAAACATTCACCTGGATTGATCCGGCAATCGCCCTCGAACAGCTGCCACGGCTGTCGGGTCTGGACTACTTTTCCGGCCTCCGCGACGGCAGCATTGCGCCGCCGCCGATCGCTTCCCTCATGAATTTCGATCTCGTCGATGCGAAGTACGGACACGTCGAGTTCCAGTGCTGGCCGGGAGAAGCGCACTACAACCCCCTCGGAATGGTGCACGGCGGCCTGGCCTGCACGCTCCTCGACACAGTGCTCGGCTGCGCAGCACACAGCACCTTGGAAGCAGGGATCGGCTACACCTCTATCGATCTGGCGGTCAAGTACCTGCGACCCATCACGCTCCAGAAGGGTGCTCTTCGCGCAGAGGGGTCAGTCGTAAAAACCGGCTCGCGGGTGATCTTCACCGAAGGCCGCCTCAGCACCGCCAACGGAGAACTCCTCGCTACGGCCACGAGCACGCTGCTCATCTTCCCCCACCAACCGGGCGCTCTGACAACATGA
- a CDS encoding SDR family oxidoreductase — translation MPLLSGAVVLVTGANGGLGRELVEQALARGAAKVYATARRPQEWNDSRVVPLALDVTSPDSIRAAVTQGQDVSVLINNAGIGVESDTFLALPDEKIREVMETNFFGPVALTRAFAPVLAASGTSAVLNIHSVLSWIALTGAYSASKAALWSATNSFRVELAPQGTQVTGVHLGYMDTAMAEGVNAPKISPEEVARKSFDGLEQGEYEVIVDEISAGVKLGLSGSISDLYPALATQAPA, via the coding sequence ATGCCACTGCTATCTGGCGCCGTCGTCCTCGTTACCGGTGCAAATGGGGGCCTGGGCCGCGAGCTCGTCGAACAGGCCCTCGCCCGAGGTGCTGCGAAGGTGTATGCGACGGCCCGCCGCCCGCAAGAGTGGAACGACTCCCGGGTGGTCCCCCTCGCCCTCGATGTCACCAGCCCTGACTCGATCCGGGCCGCCGTTACCCAGGGCCAGGACGTCAGCGTTCTGATCAATAACGCCGGCATAGGCGTCGAATCGGACACGTTCTTGGCACTCCCTGACGAGAAGATCCGTGAGGTCATGGAGACCAACTTCTTCGGACCGGTCGCCCTGACGAGGGCATTCGCACCGGTGCTCGCCGCCAGCGGGACTTCCGCGGTCCTCAATATCCACTCGGTGCTCAGCTGGATCGCGCTCACCGGCGCCTACAGTGCGTCAAAGGCCGCGCTGTGGTCGGCGACCAACTCCTTCCGCGTGGAGCTGGCCCCCCAAGGCACGCAAGTCACTGGTGTTCACCTCGGCTACATGGACACAGCCATGGCCGAGGGCGTGAATGCCCCGAAGATCTCCCCCGAGGAAGTCGCGCGGAAGTCGTTCGATGGGCTCGAGCAGGGTGAGTACGAGGTCATCGTGGACGAGATCAGCGCCGGAGTGAAGCTCGGCCTGTCCGGTTCGATCTCGGATCTGTACCCTGCCTTGGCAACCCAGGCCCCGGCATGA
- a CDS encoding helix-turn-helix domain-containing protein, which produces MKRPTDKAVDAPRACFIAAGLDVLGERWALLALREMSLGVHRFDQIARNTGASRDILVGRLRTLESQGVIERVQYSERPPRYEYHLTTSGAEVAPILISLAAWSSTWMRDETPRASYRHSCGADLKPVVSCAECGEEFTSGSLMLGPLVSAAGTDPASDQ; this is translated from the coding sequence ATGAAACGGCCGACCGACAAGGCAGTAGATGCGCCCAGGGCGTGTTTCATCGCGGCGGGGCTCGACGTGCTCGGGGAGCGGTGGGCGCTGCTGGCGCTTCGCGAGATGTCCTTGGGCGTTCACCGGTTCGATCAGATCGCGCGAAATACCGGCGCGTCCCGCGACATCCTGGTGGGCCGACTCCGCACACTTGAAAGCCAAGGCGTGATCGAGCGCGTCCAGTACTCCGAGCGCCCCCCGCGCTACGAGTACCACCTCACAACCTCCGGGGCCGAAGTCGCGCCCATCCTCATTTCACTCGCAGCGTGGAGCAGTACATGGATGCGCGACGAGACACCCCGTGCCTCTTACCGGCACAGTTGCGGGGCCGACCTGAAGCCGGTGGTGTCTTGTGCGGAATGCGGTGAGGAGTTCACCTCAGGAAGTCTGATGCTGGGACCGCTTGTGTCGGCGGCCGGTACGGACCCGGCATCTGACCAGTAA